actccctgtttcttgttttttaagcCGAAGGACCTGTTGAAATTTTGCAAGATTAGGTTAAACCGTCATAGTGAGGATCTGAGAAGGtagagtaatggttatgcaaaaaagacttccatgcctgagaaacCAAAGGTCCctgattcaattccctgcaccttcataaaccagagctgagtagtgctttggggggaaaaaaaaatcattgtgaaACTCTTACTCTCTATGTTTTTGGCTGTAGAGTACTGTTTTTGTTACAAGAACGAATCTCCCATTTTGTCTTTGCACATGATGACAAATTGTCTTAAGAGTACTtaatattttgggggctgggtggtggtgcactgagttgagtgcacactttactgtgtGAAAGGGTCTGGCTTCAAGCCTCCACTTCCTACTGAAGAGGGGACGCATCACAAGCAATTAAGTAGTGATgcaagtctttctttctctttctctgccctccccctctcagtctttttctgtcctatgaaagaaagggaggaattaaaaaatggcctctaggagcaatggattcatcctgcaggcatcaagctcatggcagtttttttaaaaaagtatttaatattTGGGTTTTAACTTTTGGTCTTTTTTTGGTTGGGACCCTCAACACATATTCAACACTGAGCACTTGGTTAAGCAGTATTCTTTTTTGTAACATATTTAATATCTTTGAGTAGTAATCATTGTGAgaattgtttcattttattaaaacaaCCCAGCTGCTCATAAACTCTTATGAGAAAAGTAAATTACAATGTAATCTTGTGTCCACATCAGAGTCAGCCTTAAATTGTACTGCAGAATTGTCTCCTGTGGTAGTAACTTCTCTGCTTCTGATTTCTGCCTTAGTGACTTTGTATGGAGTCTTTACAATCCACTTATCTCCCAACGTGCCATCACGCTGTCTTTTGCTTGAACTCCTGGATGTCAGTGTGTCGGAATTGCTCCTGTATTCCAGTCACCAGGGCTGTTCCATGTGGATGATACAGCATTGTGCCAGAGATGTTCTGGAGGCCCTTGCTTTCCTTCATCATGAGGGCTATGTCCATGCAGACCTCAAGCCACGGAACATACTGTGGAGTGCTGAGAATGAATGTTTTAAACTCATTGACTTTGGACTTAGCTTCAAAGAAGGCAATCAGGTAAGGAATCCCCCTGCCATGGTATAagacaaatattttaattttattcagctagggcttcatgcatgcatgATCTCACTTCACTGTACTAGGCTGaattttcatttagagagagaaagagacagaatatgAGATACCTACaccctggagcttcctccagtgctgtaacACCTCAATGTGATCTTGAGAGTTGAGCTTATGACAAGGCACATCCCCTGCATGATGAACCTTCTCTCTGGCCCTAAGCCACACATTTGTAAATAGTGGATGCTTTAGGTAGAGACTTCGGGGTTTCTAAAATACTGAAATGTTTGGGGATAAGGTGAATAAAAGAAATCACTGCCTCTATACTTTGACCAGGGGGTTATGTAGGGGAAGCTGTGGAATTCAGAGAGACTCTGGACTTGATAATAGCAGTTTACTTAAATAGGATGCTTTTTGACCCTTTGAATATTGGATTAGTTGTTAAATAACTGCTAATGGTCCCGTCAGTATTGGGACTCTTTAACTCCTCCTGGTGGATCACCTGACAGTTCTAGCAACTCCTGGCCTATCAGCTCTCTGCAGAGCATCCTTACTTATCAGCAGTGCCCAGCAACTATTGAAACTAGTAGCTACCTGGAAAATGTCCAGCTTGCCTATAAGAACTTTGGTTCATGAACCAAAGGGTAATGATGGTGCCAAGGACAAGACAGTCTTGGTGTTTAGATTGAtgatggctgagcacacatatagAGAAATCAGTACATTGTGGGAAAGCATGGGGAGTAGCATTTTTATTAGATGtaattttgcttttcttctttagGATGTGAAGTATATCCAGACAGACGGGTATCGGGCTCCAGAAGCAGAACTACAGAATTGCTTGGCCCAGGCTGGCCTGCAGAGTGACACAGAATGTACCTCAGCTGTTGATCTGTGGAGCCTAGGAATCATTTTACTGGAAATGTTCtcaggaatgaaactgaaacatacAGTTCGATCTCAGGAATGGAAGGTAAACTGCACTGGTGTTCTGCTTATTCTAAATGAAGAGCACTCAATTTAAAGCACTCTAATTATGTCTTCTGTAattctttgttgttatttatcTTAAAAAGGGGGTTAGTGGGGGGTgctgcatgtaaaaaaaaaggattcacagcggggagctgggaacaggtttaaacaatacaaggtttattcaggtgaaacaggtaaaaggcaaaataaacactTACCATCctgggttaagagtatgctaggtccataaagtctgagtatagttatcaaaaatttagTCTCATAAGATAAAaagttatcagctctggtaaaggttgctcttggctgtagaggggtctaaatgtttaccagctagcagagtcacacgtggtcagttcccaggagaagccatggcagatacctggcaCATCTCcgctgagatgcttctgaccaggagaagaagcagcagtcaAAGAGAGCAACCTGTTCAAAGTcctgtgcttttatacattctCTTCTTTGTGTGACAAAGGCTGAtgtcattcgtatgctaatagtcccaaactcctgttggggtcactacaattctctttttaaatgtttatttgttttttaccagagcactgctcagttctggcttatggtggtgcaaggaactgaacctgggacttcagagcctcgggcatgagaatctttttgcataatcattatgctatcttccccaccttgtAATCCCCTTCGTTCTGCTTTTCTGATACCTGAAATGCCTCTACTCAATTCCATAGTTAGAACTGTATTTTTTATATAGAGCCTGGCTTGTAGTAATGTTTGAATGAATGCATTTTCCCAAAGAAGTAaaagtactttctttttcttggtaACTTAAACTGTCTAAAATActgctgggccaggtggtggtggacctggctgAATGTACATACTaatatgcacgaggacccaggtttaactcccagtccccacctgtagggggggaggcTTTactggcagtgatgcaggtgtctctgtctctctatctctcccccgccctctcaatttctgtctctccaataaataaataaataaaatactgctaGTATAGGAGTTTTCTATAAGTTTGCTCTATAATAAACTCACATAATACTTTTTAGCTTAATGCACAATGTCACTGAATTTTAACCATTCTATAAATGTTAAAGTGgattttggttattattttacaaacaaaaaaatggtaaGCACAGATATGTGAAAACCCTTGGTCCAGATTATACAACTGGATATTCCCCACCTAGGTCTCAAAATCTCTTCCTTCTACTCAACGCTTAATGTTTTGTTTAGTCCTGCATTGCTTCATTATCATTTGTATTTCATATGTGAACTGTCCCTATTAAAGTGAATATTGCTCGTGACATTGTTTCTGTGCGAGTATGGGTTCTCCCATGAGTTTCAAAACTCTTGACATAGGAATGAATTTTGTGTATGGCCCTAAGTTAGGAACCAACTATATTATATTTTCAGAGGCATTGTAGGACGTCAATATTGTTTCATTAGGTTATTGTCCTTTAGGTTAGAGGTTCAGTAAATAATTattctttgcttttgtttgtttgtttttagataggggcagagaggtggagagagagtgaACGAGACCACAGCATAGACTTCAATgctgtgggagccaggctcaaacctaggttgcacATATGCCAAGGTAGCACACtactaagtgagctgttttgctggcccagtGATATAGTACTTATACATTATTACAGGTTTAATATTGAAataacaaactttttaaaaagcatttcatGCATAGTGAGTGTATGGCTGTTACACCATGCTGGGTTGTCTTCTTAAAACCAAATCATCAATCGCTGGTGTAATACTTGCTAGAAggaataccttttttaaaaagcattttttaatatttattggatagagatagccagaaatcaagagggaagggagtgatagaaaaggagagagacagatccctgaacccctgcttcaccacttccaaagctttgcTTCTGCTGGTGGGGgttctaggggcttgaacctgggtccttgtgcattgtaacgtgtgctcaactaggtgcaccaccagccggcccctGGGAGGAATACTTTAATAGCTTTGTAGGTACACTTAGTACTCAaatttgacacacacacatacatacacactccacacacacacaaagaaacccAAAAAATGCATGCAAGTAAGACCACTATCAtgcttttttttgatttttatttattttcccttttgttgcccttgttgttttattgttgttgtagttgttgatgttgtcaatgttggataggacagagaggaatggagagaggaagggaagacagagagggggagagacacctgcagacctgcttcaccgcctgtgaagtgactctcctgcaggtggagagccagagcttgaaccgggatccttacgcaggtccttgcactttgtaccgcctatgcttaacctgctgcgctaccgcccgaccccctatgctTTATTTAATTAGAGAGACTCAGAGCTTCACTCTGCTGCATGTAATGcctgagatcaaactcaggatctcatgcttgagagtccaatactatATCCATGATGCCACCTCCTAGGCTATATCATTGTCCCTCTAGACAGTCAAGAGGCAGTATTCTTTCTTTAGTGCTatcaaaaaaatacatacatgtcAAATACTTGCATTAACTTTGAACCTTTTGAACGACATCTCCTTGAGCCAGTCAGAACTAGGTCATAGTGATAGCTTCTGCCTGAAGTTTGGAAGCATGATGTATACTAGCTGAATCTCCAATGTTCCCCTTTAGATAAAAacatcattattttaaattttatacttGTAATGGAGGTAGAATTGCCAAGTATGAGGGTGGGTGAAGTCAAACTAGTAGCGCTCATGATTTGCCTTCATCAAGATACTTAGCTTTACTAAGGCATGGTTCACATTCTGTAAAATGAGAGTAATAGCAGGTCTCAATAatattgaaggggctgggtggtggtacacctggttgaatgcacatgttacagtgcacaaggacccaggttcgagcccctggtccccacctgtagggagaaaacttTAAGAGTGGCGAAACAAtgttgggtgtctctctgtctgtcttctctgtcacccctttccctttcactttctggctgtctctaaccaataaataaagaaaaaaaatttttaattaaaaaaatgaatgttgaAGTTGAAAAAGGAATTAtgcttattataattattattatagtatATGGCCTGTGGTTGGTTATATGTTCAGTAAGCTTTATTGGCAATAATGACatcatagtttttgtttgtttgtttgtttgttttgctgtgaTCAGGCTTCTCAGTGCTCAGGGAGAAATATTATGTTCCATAAGGATTTAGAGTGTGAGCAAAGTGACAAATGCAATTTTTAAGTActgtccttctttcttcctttgctttccttccttctttttcatctttttttcttttctgaagatCAATTGAAGATTCATGGCTAAGATTCTGTGACTCATCTGGTTTAAACCATAGTTTTATGTGGTTacttggtattttatttattcatatggtAATTGTTCATAGGGTACTAGGCACAGTGCTATAAACAGAGAAATATTCCTTTCTAGTCATATTTGTAcatatatttagagagagggagaaagagaatgaaagagaccacaaccccaaaactttcttcttcttcttttttttttttttttttgccttcaggattactgttgctgggacctggtgcctgcattactaatccactgctcctggaggctattttcccttttgttggccttgttgtttatcattgttattattgttgttgatagaacagagagaaatcgagagaggactggaagacagagaaggggagagagagagacacctgcatatctgcttcaccacttgtgaagcaacccccttgcaggtggagagctggggcttgaaccggaatccttacgtggGATcatgtgctttacgccatgtgcgcttaacccattgcactactgcttgccctccccccaaaaaaccaaacaaacaaacaaactttctttaatgtggtgggaCCCAACTGAAACTAGGtggcacacgtggcaaagcagcatactatccaagtgagctatttcatcagcctgcCACTTAGAATTGTGTATGTGATCTCCACTAAGACTCTGAGTTCTCAGAAGAGAGTGTGCTCTTTCATTTTTACCTGCCAATCTGTGTGATCTATGTGCTTTATAGACTAACCAAATGAAGACTTTTCTCCTTCTAGGCAAACAGTTCTGCTATTATTGATCACATATTTGCCAGTAAAGCAGTGGTGAATGCCGCAATTCCAGCCTATCACCTAAGAGACCTTATCAAAAGGTACATTGCATGCACTGTTTAAACTTGCTTTGCATACTTCTGCTGTATCTTTAGTGTTTGTTGTGTTAATtctcgctctctcactctctgtctctaaaccagatcactgctcagctctggtttatggtggtgcaggggattgaacctgggactttggagcctcaggcatgagagtctcttttcatgacCATTTACCCCGCCCTTATTAACTCTTAATGAATGGGTTTCTGTTTTGCTTAATCATGTAAAAATGATGGGGGGGGGCTAGGGAGGAggcagtggcttacctggttaagtacacatacaatgtgcaaggacctgagtttgagcacccactccccacctgcagggaatgcactacacaaacagtgaagctgcaggtgtctattttctttctatttcccctcctctttcaaaaaaaaaattttttttttgtcctatcatataacagaaagagggagaaggtggtgcacctgcttaaatgcttacattacagtgcagaggacccaggttcaagcctccagtcgccacctgcagggagaaagattcacaagtggtgaagcagggctacaggtgtctctctgtctctttccctctctagctctagcctcccctcttaatttctctctgtccctatccaataataaataaaaatatataaagaaaaataaaatcttaaaaaaaagggggggggaagatggttgctgggagcaggtggcttcatagtgccagcaatgagccccagtgataaccctggtgacaataaaaataaataaaggtgatcagaaataaaaatcttactttaggtattttttttttttaggtagagacagagaaacacaatagcactgaagttttcttcagtgcagtgagggctgggctcaaacctgggtctcatacaTGTAATGCATCACAGtacccatgtgagctattttgccagtcctgctATAGAAGTCTAGACAGGCTCACTTGaagttttcttcagtgcagtgagggctgggctcaaacctgggtctcatacaTGTAATGCATCACAGtacccatgtgagctattttgccagtcctgctATAGAAGTCTAGACAGGCTCACTTCCCATAAGTAGAGTATTCTTGCATCCACCTGTTTTGGGTGAAAAAAATAGAGCTTTACCAACTCTTCCAGAGTTCTCTACTTGTACCAAGTTACTAAGGGATCTATTCATAAATAACATTTATATTTTGGGTACAGTTAGTAAATCGTGCCCATACTGTGCTGACCATTTAGGTTATCTCTAAGGACTGCATTTTCAGAAGGTCACACAGTATAGACACCAATTTTGTGTTGCAGCATGCTTCACGATGATCCGAGCAGAAGAATTCCTGCCGAAATGGCTCTGTGCAGCCCGTTCTTCAGCATTCCATTTGGTGAGTTGTGAATAGTCTGATTCATTTCATGATCGCTAGACAATCAAATAATTCATCACAGCTAATTTAGGTTCCCATGCCCCTTTGCCTGCTGCTTATCTGGGGGAGTTTGTATTTAACCCTGTTACGATGGACTTTGCAGCCCCTCATATTGAAGACCTGGTGATGCTTCCCACTCCAGTGCTGAGATTGCTAAATGTGCTGGATGATGACTATCTTGAGAATGAAGAGGAATATGAAGGTCAGAGCTTCCAAAAACACATTTGCATGTGTCTTTTTTAATGAGGCTTGGAGTGGCACGTTGAGTTATAAGGTTCTCAGACCTTGCTAGTTTATACAGTGAGGATAGTGAATGATAGAATCTCAAAAGTATTATTTAATTTCCTGCTGTAGACTGAATGTGTATCTTCAAAATGTGTATGGCAATGCCTCATCTCCATTATAATGATATCAGAGGTGGAGCCTTTAGaaaagttggggccaggcagtagagcagcgggttaagcgcacatggtgcgaagcgcaaggactggtgtaaggatcccagttcaagcccccctccccccacctgtagggggggtcgcttcacaagtggtgaagcaggtctgctggtgtctgtctttctctccccttctttgtcttcccctcctctttcaatttctctctgtcctatccaacaacaataataataacaacgataaacaacaagggcaacaaaagaggaaaataaattgaaaaaaagaaaagttagacTAAGTTAGGAGAGTGGGCTCCTCAAAACAAACTTAATGAATACCATCATAAAAAGAGGGACaggctggttgagcgcacatgttataaggtgcaaagacccaggttcaagcctctgctactcacctgcagggggaaagctttgagagtggtgaagcaggtctgcaggtgtctctctgtctctgtacctctgtctctctccaataaatagtaaagataataaatatttttttaaaaaagggacagGAAAGAGTAGAGTGTGTTCTGTTACGGTATGAGACACTAAGTCATCAGTTTTCAGTCAGTCGTGGAAGTTGCTTGGATCCTGATTGTTGGAATGTCAGCCTTCAAAAGTGTGGGAAAGCAGCGTGTTTTTAAGTTACTCAACTGATGGCATTTTATTCTGACAACTCAAGCAACTAAGACAAGTCCTAAAGTCCTTTTGACTCATGTACATTGTATCAGCTTTTACCTTCTAGTTCTGTTACATATATTtaattccctttttaaaatttatttatttattattatttaatttatttatttactgagaaagataggaggaggcagagaaagaaagagatgtcactctggtacatgtgctgccggggattgaactcaggacctcatggatgtgagtctgatgctttatccactgcgccacctcccggaccacttaattCCCATTTTTAGCTATGTTTTTCATTctttgaaaagatttattttattacagaagagaaaaggaagtggaagaaagagagaaaactaaaGCATCGCTTTGACACATGTAATGTTAAGAATCAAATATAGGACCTTATGCTTGTAAATACAGCACTAccgtcactgtgccacttccctagCCACTATTCTTTGCTTTTAATGCTTTTTATAATTTACTTCCATTGACTATATGCTTGCCACTGTAGGATTATATCCAGACTTTATTAGACTGACAATTTATACAAGCAAGCAATAAGTTTTGACTGAAGGTAGGTTTGGCAATAAGCTGAGGCAGGTATGAGGGTACTTACCCAATCAGAGTATCTGTGATTGCCTCTCTGTAGAGTTGCTGGTTTATATATGGAATTGATGAGTTAAAAGTTAAGTGGCTGAGGTGAGGTGTAGAGCTGAAAGAAAATGTGTCATGCTCAGAGAGTATTGGGATATTTATTGAAGAGCAGTCGATTAAAGAGCTTGAAAACAGAGACACATGTTTGCAGTCTTTTGAGTATTTGATTTTATCAAAGCAATAGTAACACTGAAATATAAACTACATAAAAGACTACATCCAGAATGGAGTAGTCCCTGGGTTGTGATAGTGTTTGCTAATTACATCAGTGTGATTACTGCTGACGCATTTTGATAACTAGATGTTGTAGAAGATGTGAAAGAGGAGTGTCAGAAATATGGACCAGTGGTGTCTCTGCTTGTTCCAAAGGAGAATCCTGGAAGAGGACAAGTAAGTTAATGCTTCTTTCATTTCAGAATGATTGAGAACTTAGTCAAATTCTGTACAAAATGGTGTAGTACTCTAGAATGCTATATAAAAAATTGTTATTCCCAGGGGTTAATGCAATTccattgtttcttttatttttaaatatttatttatttatttatctatgggaATGCAATGCTGGAGATCCAACACAGGACTTCATGCTGGAGAGGTCAGTccctcatccactgcaccacctcccaagtgTTTTTCTAAATCTTGTATGATATGGTTGcagttttaaaaatctattagCTTTTGGATTTTtctgaccactttttttttctttcttaacttttatttagtttgctaggacagac
Above is a genomic segment from Erinaceus europaeus unplaced genomic scaffold, mEriEur2.1 scaffold_533, whole genome shotgun sequence containing:
- the UHMK1 gene encoding serine/threonine-protein kinase Kist; translated protein: MAGSACAWGAEPPRFLEAFGRLWQVQSRLGSGSSASVYRVRCCGTPGSPPGALKQFLPPGTTGAAASAAEYGFRKERAALEQLQGHRNIVTLYGVFTIHLSPNVPSRCLLLELLDVSVSELLLYSSHQGCSMWMIQHCARDVLEALAFLHHEGYVHADLKPRNILWSAENECFKLIDFGLSFKEGNQDVKYIQTDGYRAPEAELQNCLAQAGLQSDTECTSAVDLWSLGIILLEMFSGMKLKHTVRSQEWKANSSAIIDHIFASKAVVNAAIPAYHLRDLIKSMLHDDPSRRIPAEMALCSPFFSIPFAPHIEDLVMLPTPVLRLLNVLDDDYLENEEEYEDVVEDVKEECQKYGPVVSLLVPKENPGRGQVFVEYANAGDSKAAQKLLTGRMFDGKFVVATFYPLSAYKRGYLYQTLL